TCGCTTTTCGTAATTCGCATACTGCGACTGCGATTCAAATCGCTTGCGGTGTACCTCTCGGATTATGCACATCAAACTGGGGTGATTCGCGACTGCCGCGAGCATTCCAACACGAACGGGCTTGTCGGCCTCGCCGCATACCAGCAAGGCCATGATCTCGGCCTTGAGCTCACTTGCGGGATCGTCTTGCATCTTCTGAATCGCCGTGTCGCGGATCTTAAGCGTACGGTCAATGAGGCGCGTCATCATACCCTCAATGAGAGCTTCCTTGTTGGGGAAGTGGTAGAGGACTCCGCCCTTGCTCACCCCCGATTTCTCAGCCACCGCATCGAGGGTTAGGTGCGCGGCGCCAACCTCGCTAACGACCCCTTCCGCGGCGTCCAAGATGATGTGCT
This DNA window, taken from Candidatus Hydrogenedentota bacterium, encodes the following:
- a CDS encoding TetR/AcrR family transcriptional regulator; helix-turn-helix transcriptional regulator; the encoded protein is MARPTCKHIILDAAEGVVSEVGAAHLTLDAVAEKSGVSKGGVLYHFPNKEALIEGMMTRLIDRTLKIRDTAIQKMQDDPASELKAEIMALLVCGEADKPVRVGMLAAVANHPSLMCIIREVHRKRFESQSQYANYEKRALLLLSTFGLFFLELMQVSPFSEEQRARLIDSLFRFADEVAAEC